A DNA window from Branchiostoma lanceolatum isolate klBraLanc5 chromosome 17, klBraLanc5.hap2, whole genome shotgun sequence contains the following coding sequences:
- the LOC136422623 gene encoding uncharacterized protein isoform X1, with product MDLSLLPRVFVLFITTLAFFRAGFASNVRLSDKREQYRLRRDTDELLSFKERPSNKTVLPGDTVLVGCSAQNGDISRQKWYKEGKLLAPPFSGSVFVLLNHNLLVVGIEENEGKYTCLLERGEETISADIWITLKTEISFLDKPSDATVQFGESHIFPCSAEGAVDISWTKDGQPSDTFIDGDRVLQHRGDLVFTAVSLTDSGRYTCTARTTEGDRSIQAQAVLKVEIDVDNVCGRPFHPHGPDGFVVGGTEVDRGAFPWQAMLWDIRPARNRFFCSGSLLNGRWVITAAHCIRESGVRKDDFIVRLGRHTTARGVFEQTESSHIVEEMIIHPDFNGDTYESDIALLKLSGPEVTFTEYVLPICLPEVLDARKLVRSGQIGTVTGWGAVEEGGPYSTTLMKVSLPLVSLGRCRRAHPQFADDISKNMFCAGRTSGGRDACEGDSGGPFATYDNGRWKLLGLVSWGDGCALQGKYGVYTRVHRFREWIVGYVEKPADPGDDDVNNTIPCNSAPCENNARCILAEDREDGYYCNCPSGFKGRFCETDINECGSNLCQNGGRCTDRVNGYSCVCQPGYTGENCQTDIDECGSNPCQHGRRCADRVNGYICHCQPGYTGVNCQTDINECDSNPCQHGGRCTDRENGYSCVCRPGYAGHNCQTDVNECGSNPCQHGGWCIDRVNGYSCDCQPGYTGENCQTDVNECASGPCKHGGRCIDRVNGYTCDCPSGYTGHNCQTDMHKCSSNPCQHGGRCADRVFGSIYSYSCVCRPGYTGENCQTDVNDCSSNPCQNGGWCADRVNGYNCDCQPGYTGEHCQTDINECSSNPCQHGGRCADRENGYSCDCQPGYAGHNCQIDINECASSPCANGGVCRDGVNGYSCECPDGYTGRHCESAASSCSVGQFRCDNGKCISEAWQCDGDNDCGDSSDEPDSCPASETTTTEAPEPEEQTTWDRRRRKRHLPVQELTAEQKLRIDEATRTAERAAQRGDVKTAKQSYKEAANLAPKNADILTKYGRFLESLGRLEEADEKYARALLYAPNTTSAIQGRHRLLPLLDKRYRSLQFDISHKNDLVVQEIHKYTNASTSKVSKMLLNCFYRSFLFSDYSVETKRGDDEKLGIMEAIDYINSTLGHDKPLPDVKEIHKRLLMKSNPQWAGRVRNVTVFVGPTHNPPGPDDVVSKMAEFETWLTSNKTRDMHPIERATSAHHKLVHIHPFRDGNGRTARMLLNALLLKSGFVPTMFSKNDRRQYMAHLMMSDDMGRVHGRAFARHVTNIVNRSLDSIIESIRDDKFPAWLQECSL from the exons ATGGATTTGAGTCTCCTTCCAAGAGTTTTTGTCCTCTTCATAACAACACTAGCCTTCTTCAGGGCAGGATTTGCAAG TAATGTCCGTTTGAGTGACAAACGAGAACAGTACAGACTGAGGAGGGATACTGATGAGC tGTTGTCGTTCAAGGAAAGACCGTCCAATAAGACGGTACTTCCTGGCGACACTGTTCTGGTTGGGTGTTCCGCACAAAATGGCGACATCTCTCGGCAAAAGTGGTACAAGGAAGGCAAACTCCTGGCGCCGCCATTTTCTGGCTCTGTTTTTGTTCTGCTAAACCACAACCTCCTGGTCGTTGGGATCGAAGAAAACGAGGGAAAATACACGTGTCTGTTGGAGAGGGGAGAGGAGACAATCTCCGCCGATATCTGGATCACTTTAAAAACAG AGATCTCCTTTTTGGACAAACCCAGCGACGCGACCGTGCAGTTTGGGGAAAGCCACATCTTCCCTTGTTCGGCAGAGGGCGCTGTTGACATCTCCTGGACCAAAGACGGACAGCCCTCCGACACGTTCATCGACGGCGACCGGGTCCTGCAGCATCGGGGCGACCTGGTGTTCACCGCCGTAAGCCTCACCGACAGTGGCCGGTACACCTGCACGGCAAGGACTACGGAGGGGGACAGGAGCATTCAGGCGCAGGCTGTCTTGAAAGTGGAGATCGATGTTGACAACG TTTGCGGCCGGCCGTTCCATCCCCACGGTCCAGACGGATTTGTAGTGGGCGGGACTGAGGTGGACCGCGGGGCGTTCCCGTGGCAGGCCATGCTCTGGGACATCCGACCCGCCAGGAacag GTTCTTCTGTTCTGGGAGCCTGTTAAACGGTCGGTGGGTCATCACGGCTGCGCACTGCATCCGGGAGTCAGGAGTCAGGAAAGACGACTTTATCGTCCGACTCGGGAGGCACACAACAGCGAGGGGCGTGTTCGAACAGACTGAAAG TTCCCACATAGTGGAAGAAATGATAATCCATCCTGACTTCAACGGCGACACGTACGAGTCGGACATCGCCCTGTTGAAGCTCTCCGGACCGGAAGTGACGTTTACAGAATACGTTCTTCCCATCTGCCTCCCGGAAGTCCTGGATGCCAGGAAACTCGTGCGCTCGGGACAGATCGGGACTGTGACTGGCTGGGGAGCCGTGGAAGAGGGAGGACCTTATTCAACTACTCTTATGAAG GTGAGCCTACCGCTGGTGTCCCTAGGGAGGTGCCGCCGGGCACACCCTCAGTTCGCAGACGACATCAGTAAGAACATGTTCTGCGCAGGTCGCACATCGGGAGGCAGGGACGCGTGCGAGGGGGACAGCGGGGGACCCTTCGCCACCTACGACAACGGAAG ATGGAAGCTGCTGGGCCTTGTCAGCTGGGGCGACGGCTGCGCACTGCAGGGGAAGTACGGAGTCTACACACGTGTCCACCGCTTCAGGGAATGGATAGTAGGGTACGTGGAGAAACCAG CAGATCCAGGAGACGATGATGTCAACAACACGATCCCGTGTAACAGCGCCCCCTGTGAGAACAATGCGCGGTGCATCCTAGCCGAGGACAGAGAGGATGGATACTACTGTAATTGTCCCTCTGGATTCAAGGGAAGATTCTGTGAAACGG ATATCAACGAATGTGGCAGCAACctatgtcaaaatggcggacggtGCACAGACAGAGTGAACGGCTACAGCTGCGTATGTCAACCTGGTTATACGGGAGAGAATTGTCAAACAG atATCGACGAATGTGGCAGCAACCCCTGTCAACATGGCAGGCGGTGTGCCGACAGAGTCAACGGCTACATCTGTCATTGTCAACCTGGGTACACCGGAGTGAACTGTCAAACAG ATATCAACGAATGTGACAGCAACCCGTGTCAGCACGGCGGACGGTGTACTGACAGAGAGAACGGCTATAGCTGCGTCTGTCGACCTGGTTATGCAGGACACAATTGTCAAACGG ATGTGAACGAATGTGGCAGCAACCCCTGTcaacatggcggctggtgtATAGACAGAGTGAACGGCTACAGCTGCGATTGTCAACCTGGGTATACGGGAGAGAATTGTCAAACAG ATGTGAACGAATGTGCCAGCGGCCCCTGTAAACATGGCGGACGGTGTATAGACAGAGTGAACGGGTACACTTGCGATTGTCCTTCTGGTTATACTGGACACAATTGTCAAACAG ATATGCACAAATGTAGCAGCAACCCCtgtcaacatggcggacggtgCGCAGACAGAGTCTTCGGCTCTATTTACAGCTACAGCTGCGTCTGTCGACCTGGTTATACAGGAGAAAATTGTCAGACAG ATGTGAACGATTGTAGCAGCAACCCCTGTCAAAACGGCGGATGGTGTGCGGACAGAGTGAACGGCTACAACTGTGATTGTCAACCTGGGTATACGGGAGAGCATTGTCAAACAG ATATCAACGAATGTAGCAGCAACCCctgccaacatggcggacggtgCGCAGACAGAGAGAACGGCTACAGCTGCGATTGTCAACCTGGTTATGCAGGACACAATTGTCAAATAG ATATTAACGAATGTGCGAGCAGCCCTTGTGCTAACGGAGGAGTCTGTCGGGATGGAGTAAACGGTTATTCCTGCGAGTGTCCTGACGGGTACACCGGGCGTCACTGCGAATCAG CTGCCTCATCCTGTTCTGTTGGCCAGTTTCGCTGCGACAACGGGAAATGTATAAGCGAGGCCTGGCAGTGTGACGGGGACAACGACTGTGGCGATTCCAGTGATGAACCCGATAGCTGCC CTGCGTCCGAAACGACGACTACGGAGGCTCCTGAGCCCGAGGAGCAAACAACATGGGATCGTCGCCGTCGCAAACGTCACCTGCCGGTTCAGGAGCTAACTGCAG AACAAAAACTCAGAATTGACGAAGCAACTCGTACAGCAGAGAGAGCTGCACAGCGTGGTGACGTCAAAACCGCCAAACAGTCTTACAAAGAGGCGGCGAACCTGGCGCCTAAGAATGCAGACATCCTTACAAAATATGGCCGCTTCCTAGAGTCACTTGGAAGGCTGGAGGAGGCGGACGAGAAATATGCCCGTGCTCTTTTGTACGCTCCGAACACGACATCGGCGATCCAGGGTCGACACAGGCTGCTACCTCTCCTGGATAAACGGTATCGCTCTCTTCAGTTTGACATAAGCCACAAGAACGATTTGGTCGTTCAAGaaatacacaaatatacaaatgcaaGCACCAGCAAGGTGTCAAAAATGCTGTTGAACTGCTTCTATCGTTCGTTTCTATTCAGTGATTATTCGGTAGAGACAAAAAGGGGAGACGATGAAAAATTGGGTATAATGGAAGCGATTGATTATATCAATTCAACTTTGGGACACGACAAACCATTGCCTGACGTCAAAGAAATCCATAAGCGGTTGCTTATGAAGAGCAATCCACAGTGGGCAGGGCGCGTGCGCAATGTGACTGTTTTTGTTGGGCCTACCCACAATCCACCGGGACCTGACGACGtcgtttccaagatggcggagttCGAAACGTGGCTGACGTCAAACAAAACGCGTGACATGCATCCGATAGAGAGGGCTACGTCCGCCCACCATAAACTTGTACATATCCATCCCTTCAGAGATGGGAACGGAAGAACGGCACGGATGTTACTCAACGCACTATTACTGAAATCCGGATTCGTTCCGACGATGTTTTCTAAAAATGACAGGAGGCAGTACATGGCCCATCTCATGATGTCGGACGACATGGGGCGTGTACACGGCAGGGCCTTCGCGCGACACGTGACGAACATTGTTAACCGCTCCCTGGACAGTATCATTGAGAGTATTCGCGACGATAAGTTTCCGGCATGGTTGCAGGAGTGTAGTttgtaa